Within Thermococcus sp., the genomic segment TAATCTCCAAGCTCGGAGATGTGTTCTCCTATGATAAAAAGCAGCATGTAACGGTTGCTAACTTGAAATACAGCCATGAATTGGGACTTCTTGACGAACCCGAGGAGGATGAGATTATTGGATGAAATATACCTCCAAACCCACCTCCTCATCACCGGCACGGAAATCAACTACCTCTTCATCTGCCCCACAAAGTTATGGTACTCCGCCCACGGGGTCACCATGGAACAGGAGAGCGAATGGGTCGACCTCGGTCGGTTCCTCCACGAGCGGCGCTACGGCAACGAGGAGAAG encodes:
- a CDS encoding Dna2/Cas4 domain-containing protein, coding for MRLLDEIYLQTHLLITGTEINYLFICPTKLWYSAHGVTMEQESEWVDLGRFLHERRYGNEEK